The Desulfosporosinus acidiphilus SJ4 genome has a window encoding:
- the dsrJ gene encoding sulfate reduction electron transfer complex DsrMKJOP subunit DsrJ, translated as MYKGGRIIASLVIFVAVLAFPFFYNLGKAAAGPVINVPSNSQCVEPAAYMRANHMQLLNEWRDQYVREGKTVYVNSQGKSFDINIDTCTKCHYANSSTAVNHPAVSTTGANPATNTTGASNSVVNPSDQFCVTCHNYASVEPTCWSCHNLPGGANQ; from the coding sequence ATGTATAAAGGCGGAAGAATTATTGCTTCGCTGGTAATTTTTGTTGCTGTTCTCGCGTTTCCCTTCTTCTATAATCTTGGTAAAGCAGCCGCCGGTCCAGTGATTAATGTACCCTCTAACAGCCAATGTGTTGAACCGGCCGCCTATATGAGGGCAAATCATATGCAGCTGCTCAACGAATGGCGGGATCAATATGTGCGTGAAGGTAAGACAGTTTACGTTAACAGTCAAGGCAAATCCTTTGACATTAATATTGATACCTGTACGAAGTGTCACTATGCCAATTCTTCAACGGCAGTAAATCATCCAGCGGTAAGCACGACTGGAGCAAATCCTGCGACGAACACAACAGGTGCGAGTAACTCCGTAGTAAATCCGTCTGATCAATTCTGTGTTACTTGTCATAATTATGCATCAGTAGAGCCGACCTGCTGGAGTTGCCACAATCTACCAGGGGGGGCGAATCAATGA
- the dsrM gene encoding sulfate reduction electron transfer complex DsrMKJOP subunit DsrM, whose amino-acid sequence MKALYSFLAVIVLILVAIIGGSITNLHFVFGIIIPYLAFVLFVGGFIYRVVKWGRSPVPFRIPTTCGQQKSLPWIKQAKIENPTSTLGVVVRMASEVLLFRSLFRNTKTELREGENGPELAYGSAKWLWLGSLVFHWSFLIIIIRHLRFFLAPIPVALQMVDSVDGMLQIGLPQIYITDLLFILAITFLFLRRVCIPKVKYISLPADYFPLFLIFSIAVSGILMRYFYKVDIISVKELALSIATLHPVLPAGIGAIFYVHLFLICCLFIYFPTSKLMHMGGIFMSPTRNMISNNRMVRHINPWNPTVEVHSYAEYEDEFREKMKKVGIPVEKE is encoded by the coding sequence GTGAAAGCCTTGTATTCTTTCCTCGCAGTCATCGTTCTTATCCTAGTTGCCATTATCGGTGGCAGTATCACAAATTTACATTTCGTTTTTGGTATCATTATACCCTATTTGGCTTTTGTTTTGTTTGTAGGCGGATTCATCTATCGCGTCGTTAAATGGGGGCGTTCACCAGTACCATTCCGCATTCCAACAACTTGTGGTCAACAAAAGTCCTTACCTTGGATCAAACAGGCTAAGATCGAAAATCCAACATCAACCCTTGGCGTAGTCGTAAGAATGGCTTCAGAAGTACTCTTGTTTCGTTCGTTATTCCGAAACACAAAGACCGAATTGAGGGAAGGGGAGAATGGGCCGGAACTGGCTTATGGCTCAGCAAAGTGGCTTTGGTTAGGGAGTTTGGTGTTCCACTGGTCATTCCTGATTATTATCATAAGGCATCTTAGATTCTTTTTAGCACCTATTCCTGTTGCTCTGCAGATGGTTGACAGCGTTGATGGTATGCTGCAAATCGGTTTACCGCAAATTTATATTACCGATTTATTATTTATCCTTGCAATAACGTTCCTTTTCTTAAGAAGAGTTTGCATTCCCAAAGTTAAATACATTTCCTTACCTGCAGATTATTTTCCGCTTTTTTTAATTTTCAGTATTGCCGTTTCAGGTATTCTCATGCGCTATTTCTATAAAGTTGATATTATTTCGGTGAAGGAATTAGCTTTGAGTATCGCAACACTACATCCAGTACTGCCTGCAGGAATAGGTGCTATCTTCTATGTGCATTTATTCTTAATATGTTGTCTCTTTATTTATTTCCCAACCAGCAAATTAATGCACATGGGCGGTATTTTCATGAGTCCGACTCGAAATATGATCAGTAATAACCGTATGGTACGACATATCAATCCTTGGAATCCCACCGTAGAGGTTCATAGCTATGCTGAGTACGAAGATGAATTCAGAGAGAAAATGAAAAAAGTCGGTATACCGGTGGAAAAGGAGTGA
- the dsrK gene encoding sulfate reduction electron transfer complex DsrMKJOP subunit DsrK: MAKYKLPKPGDLSSSINYNPPAKDWMDIPVEFKPATYPAAGKEKDLLTVGFPNAHQWTPEDEDWNLPEGWEDTIIKGIEERLSKYRSFKLFMDVCVRCGACADKCHFYIGTGDPKNMPVVRAELLRSVYKRYFTKAGKVLGRLAGARDLNADVLKEWWYYFFQCTECRRCSVFCPYGIDTAELTIMGRELLNLLGLNINWISGPVAACYMKGNHLGLEPHALKSNIELMIDDIEDITGIRVNPTFNRKGAEILFVTPSGDFMGEPGIYTCMGYLMLFHELGLDYTWSTYASEGGNFGFFTSNDMAKRLNSKIYAEAKRLGVKWILGGECGHMWRVLNQYMDTWNGPADFLDVPVSPITGTRFENAKSTKMVHITEFTADLIKHNKLKLDPSRNDHLRVTFHDSCNPSRGMGLLDEPRYVIKSVCNNFFEMPENTIREKTFCCGSGSGLNATENMEERMRGGFPRANAVKYVHDKHGVNMLANICAVDRAALPALMDYWVPGVGVAGTHELLANALVMTGEKERTTDLRGEDLPGKEGNE; encoded by the coding sequence ATGGCGAAATATAAACTTCCTAAACCTGGAGACTTATCATCAAGCATCAATTATAATCCCCCGGCGAAGGATTGGATGGATATTCCTGTTGAGTTCAAACCAGCTACCTACCCTGCGGCTGGTAAAGAAAAAGATCTGCTAACTGTAGGTTTTCCTAATGCTCATCAATGGACGCCGGAAGACGAGGATTGGAACTTGCCGGAGGGTTGGGAAGATACCATTATCAAAGGGATAGAAGAAAGATTAAGCAAATACCGTTCTTTTAAGTTATTTATGGATGTTTGCGTCAGATGCGGTGCTTGTGCCGATAAATGTCATTTCTATATCGGTACCGGAGACCCCAAAAACATGCCGGTGGTAAGAGCCGAATTATTAAGATCAGTGTACAAGAGATATTTTACAAAAGCCGGAAAAGTTTTAGGACGATTAGCCGGAGCTCGTGATCTTAATGCTGATGTATTAAAAGAATGGTGGTACTATTTCTTTCAATGTACTGAGTGCAGACGCTGTTCCGTCTTTTGTCCTTATGGCATTGACACGGCTGAGCTAACCATCATGGGTAGAGAACTTCTTAACTTGTTAGGCTTGAATATTAACTGGATTTCCGGACCGGTAGCAGCTTGTTACATGAAGGGAAACCACTTGGGTCTCGAGCCTCACGCTTTAAAAAGTAATATTGAACTCATGATTGATGATATCGAGGATATTACGGGAATCAGAGTGAACCCAACATTTAACAGAAAAGGCGCGGAAATTCTCTTCGTTACTCCCTCCGGCGACTTCATGGGTGAGCCTGGAATATACACGTGTATGGGCTATCTCATGCTTTTCCATGAACTTGGTTTGGATTATACCTGGAGCACATATGCTTCTGAGGGTGGAAACTTCGGATTCTTTACTTCTAACGATATGGCTAAGAGACTTAACTCAAAGATCTACGCTGAAGCTAAGCGATTAGGAGTTAAATGGATTCTTGGTGGAGAATGTGGTCACATGTGGCGTGTTCTTAATCAATATATGGATACCTGGAACGGACCTGCCGATTTCCTAGATGTACCCGTTTCCCCAATTACCGGAACGAGATTTGAAAATGCGAAATCCACGAAAATGGTTCATATTACAGAATTTACAGCGGATTTAATTAAGCACAATAAACTCAAATTGGATCCAAGCAGAAATGATCATTTAAGGGTTACTTTCCATGATTCCTGCAATCCTTCTCGCGGTATGGGACTCTTGGATGAACCACGATATGTTATTAAATCTGTTTGCAACAATTTCTTTGAAATGCCGGAAAACACAATCCGTGAAAAGACCTTCTGCTGCGGCAGCGGTTCAGGGTTGAATGCTACTGAAAATATGGAAGAACGAATGAGGGGCGGGTTCCCTCGGGCCAATGCGGTGAAATATGTTCATGATAAGCATGGGGTAAATATGCTTGCGAATATCTGTGCTGTTGATAGGGCGGCTTTACCCGCATTAATGGATTATTGGGTCCCTGGTGTTGGTGTTGCCGGTACTCACGAATTACTTGCTAATGCGTTGGTGATGACTGGCGAAAAAGAGAGGACAACTGACTTACGCGGTGAGGATTTACCGGGAAAGGAGGGCAATGAATAA
- a CDS encoding YaiI/YqxD family protein: MKIIVDADACPKAVLDICHKLARGYSLLVWTVASFNHNIKSDFHVVVGNASQEADIRLMNLAQVGDVAVTQDWGLAAMLLGKGVRCLNPAGKEFSNDTIDFMLEEREVKAKFRRSGGRTKGPKKRKPEDDQSFEHSLERIIQEQQT, translated from the coding sequence ATGAAAATAATAGTCGATGCAGACGCTTGTCCTAAGGCCGTCTTGGATATTTGCCATAAACTTGCCCGAGGATATTCACTGTTGGTTTGGACTGTTGCAAGCTTTAATCATAATATTAAATCAGACTTTCACGTAGTGGTAGGCAATGCTTCGCAAGAAGCAGATATACGTCTGATGAATCTTGCCCAGGTTGGTGATGTCGCTGTAACTCAAGATTGGGGTTTAGCAGCCATGCTATTGGGTAAAGGGGTTCGCTGTTTAAATCCTGCAGGTAAAGAATTCAGTAATGACACGATCGATTTTATGCTGGAAGAGCGTGAAGTTAAGGCAAAGTTTCGCAGGAGCGGGGGGAGAACAAAAGGACCTAAAAAACGCAAGCCGGAAGATGATCAGTCCTTTGAGCATAGTTTAGAGAGAATAATTCAAGAACAACAAACTTAA
- a CDS encoding CvfB family protein — protein MIEIGKYCRLKINNFTSFGAYLDAETGIRHDNILLPLKQVPEGAKEGDVLEVFIYRDSEDRLIATRRKPLAQLEDLAYLKVSAKTKIGAFLDIGLERGLFLPFQEQKYPIQIDKHYLVKVYLDKSNRMCATSDIYEFLSSDSPYQKNEKVIGTVYKVNFPTGIFVAVDNKYYGLIPSSECYTEVHEGDQVEARVIRVREDGKLDLSLREPSYLQMDKDGMKILEGIRQGNGFLHLNDKSSPLEIESRLQMSKAAFKRAVGRLLKENKILKFEDGLGENPRASQPVNTNNTDT, from the coding sequence GTGATTGAAATTGGAAAATACTGCAGGTTGAAAATTAACAATTTTACTTCGTTTGGTGCATATCTGGATGCCGAAACAGGGATAAGGCATGATAACATCCTTCTTCCGCTTAAACAGGTTCCTGAAGGCGCTAAAGAGGGCGATGTCCTGGAAGTTTTTATTTATAGGGATTCTGAAGATCGCTTAATTGCCACGCGTCGAAAACCCTTGGCCCAATTAGAAGACCTAGCTTATCTCAAAGTCAGTGCCAAAACTAAGATTGGCGCTTTTCTCGATATAGGTCTTGAACGAGGGTTGTTTTTACCGTTTCAAGAGCAGAAATATCCTATCCAAATAGATAAACATTATTTAGTCAAGGTGTACTTAGATAAAAGTAACAGAATGTGTGCAACATCTGATATCTATGAATTTTTATCCTCGGATTCTCCATATCAGAAAAATGAAAAAGTAATAGGGACTGTTTATAAAGTTAACTTTCCAACCGGTATTTTTGTTGCCGTAGATAATAAATATTATGGCTTGATACCAAGCTCTGAGTGTTATACAGAAGTACACGAGGGCGATCAGGTTGAAGCTCGCGTGATTAGAGTTCGTGAGGATGGAAAATTGGATCTGTCTCTGCGAGAACCTTCTTATCTTCAAATGGATAAGGATGGAATGAAAATTTTAGAAGGAATTCGTCAAGGAAATGGTTTCTTACATTTGAATGATAAAAGCAGCCCTCTGGAAATAGAGAGCCGGCTGCAAATGAGTAAAGCGGCATTTAAGAGGGCAGTCGGCAGATTGCTTAAAGAGAATAAGATTTTGAAATTTGAGGATGGTTTAGGCGAGAATCCACGTGCGTCCCAGCCAGTGAACACCAACAATACTGACACCTAA
- a CDS encoding response regulator produces MAATFAVVDDDLASQRMLADILNTRGDVIAEFSSGQEALKYFESGHRVDVCFIDLLMPDISGIEVVENVLSLYPGTLFVMISQVEAKTLLAKAYTVGVEFFIHKPINRKEILAIADRVLEKQRLKSALNLIEKSLAEIHNPKPLKVKKTDEAMIKKRFQLVFADLGILGETGSRELQAIVLRFRDSEEELLNLPLRSVYQAIAGSEEEIQSIEQRIRRVIKQALGNIALRGSEDFYDECFERYASKYFDYAEVRDRVLELRQKRTSSARINIRKFIIALYMDVLHDI; encoded by the coding sequence ATGGCTGCAACCTTTGCTGTGGTAGATGATGATCTGGCATCTCAACGTATGCTGGCGGATATTTTAAACACAAGAGGGGATGTGATCGCTGAATTCTCGTCGGGGCAAGAGGCCTTGAAATATTTTGAGAGTGGTCATCGAGTCGATGTGTGTTTTATTGATCTGCTGATGCCTGATATCTCGGGGATTGAAGTTGTCGAAAACGTCCTATCTTTGTACCCTGGGACATTGTTTGTCATGATATCCCAAGTCGAGGCTAAGACATTATTGGCAAAAGCCTATACGGTGGGCGTCGAATTTTTTATTCATAAGCCGATCAATCGTAAAGAAATATTAGCCATTGCGGATCGAGTATTAGAAAAGCAGCGCTTAAAATCTGCGCTTAATTTAATTGAAAAATCTTTAGCAGAAATTCATAATCCCAAACCTTTAAAGGTTAAGAAGACTGATGAGGCAATGATTAAAAAGAGGTTCCAACTTGTATTTGCCGATTTAGGGATTCTCGGTGAAACCGGCAGTCGGGAGTTACAAGCGATTGTCCTGCGCTTTAGGGATAGTGAAGAGGAGTTGCTTAATTTGCCTTTGCGATCCGTCTATCAAGCTATTGCCGGCAGCGAAGAAGAAATACAAAGTATCGAACAAAGGATTCGACGGGTCATAAAACAAGCTCTGGGTAATATTGCCTTGCGTGGCTCAGAAGATTTTTATGACGAGTGTTTTGAACGATACGCCTCAAAATACTTTGATTATGCCGAAGTTCGGGATCGTGTCTTGGAATTACGACAAAAGCGAACAAGCTCGGCAAGAATAAATATTCGTAAATTTATTATAGCTTTATATATGGATGTGCTTCATGATATCTAA
- a CDS encoding RsbRD N-terminal domain-containing protein: protein MDSTFKELLEKKRSELVSKWFDEILSTYPQDPSGMLKNKKDRFENPVGYALSNGIKELYQALLEDESLEKCKTVLDNMIRVRAVQEFSPSKAVSFIFMLKKVIREELEKVIRQEQIYPEFLKFESKVDDLALLAFDIYSGCREQLNQIKTDELKRMTFTLLKKANLMHEIPIEEFEHKELKFNL from the coding sequence ATGGACTCAACGTTTAAAGAACTTCTCGAGAAAAAAAGATCCGAACTTGTCTCAAAATGGTTTGATGAAATATTGAGTACCTATCCCCAAGACCCATCAGGTATGCTGAAAAACAAAAAGGACAGATTTGAAAATCCGGTAGGATACGCGCTATCTAATGGGATCAAAGAACTTTATCAGGCTCTGTTGGAAGATGAAAGTCTAGAAAAGTGCAAGACTGTTTTAGACAACATGATACGAGTAAGAGCTGTACAGGAATTTTCCCCTTCAAAAGCAGTAAGCTTTATTTTTATGCTTAAAAAGGTAATCAGAGAAGAACTTGAAAAGGTAATCAGGCAGGAGCAGATCTATCCGGAATTTTTAAAATTCGAATCTAAAGTTGATGATCTGGCTCTCTTAGCCTTTGATATATATTCAGGTTGCAGGGAACAACTCAACCAGATCAAAACGGATGAACTCAAGCGTATGACATTTACACTACTCAAAAAGGCGAATTTGATGCACGAGATCCCGATCGAAGAATTTGAGCACAAAGAACTAAAATTTAATTTGTAA
- a CDS encoding ATP-binding protein, whose protein sequence is MNLEKWVDWLTGLQKKMPFDTLRVALIAGTYILGEIGFFPFGSSFRLGLGSVFYVLCLYSFPRLATLANGCLTGFVVVLVRVIVDRLISPHPIPWQNLLLDYAPALLYYLALTAGILLSKVKYQKNNTIRTSLYYMVFDFIANLLELTFMANIHTTWHSVYVLLLGAGVKGLFFLAFIATTELFRQRILREKEREKFQGQLLMGATLYSEGFFLKKIMKEIEEATEKSFHLYQDFLPETVGSGQKNELLKLAEKIHEIKKDTQRVFSSLAALIEPNDYTKIDLEEAMALVIESQQRYALAHHKEVQWLYPSSSSHYFVENFLPILVVVNNILANAIDAIGLEGKIAVIWHVRSQTLYLHLGNTGSPISPDDRNLIFLPGFTTKYSDTGTASTGIGLTHVHHVLTEAMGNVHISQTRGRVIWTWFHVQLPLRYAHK, encoded by the coding sequence TTGAATTTGGAGAAATGGGTGGACTGGTTAACCGGCTTGCAGAAGAAAATGCCTTTTGATACGCTGCGGGTTGCTCTCATTGCAGGAACATATATCTTAGGTGAAATAGGCTTCTTTCCCTTCGGATCTTCATTTCGCCTTGGCTTAGGCAGTGTTTTTTATGTTCTTTGCCTTTATTCGTTTCCTAGACTCGCCACTCTTGCTAACGGTTGCTTGACTGGTTTTGTTGTTGTACTCGTGAGAGTCATCGTTGATCGACTTATTTCTCCTCATCCAATACCTTGGCAAAATCTGCTTTTAGATTATGCTCCGGCTTTACTCTACTATCTGGCTCTGACAGCAGGAATCCTGCTTTCTAAAGTAAAGTATCAGAAAAATAATACCATCCGGACAAGTCTTTATTACATGGTGTTTGATTTTATCGCCAATCTCTTAGAACTTACCTTTATGGCTAATATTCACACGACTTGGCATAGTGTTTATGTTTTACTCTTGGGTGCAGGAGTGAAAGGACTATTTTTCCTGGCCTTTATAGCAACTACAGAGTTATTTAGGCAGAGAATTTTGCGGGAGAAAGAAAGGGAAAAGTTCCAAGGGCAGCTTTTGATGGGTGCAACTCTTTATTCAGAAGGTTTTTTTCTGAAGAAAATTATGAAAGAAATAGAAGAGGCAACGGAAAAAAGTTTTCATCTTTATCAAGACTTTCTACCGGAGACTGTTGGGTCAGGACAGAAGAATGAGCTCTTAAAATTAGCGGAGAAAATCCATGAAATTAAGAAGGATACTCAGCGAGTTTTCAGCAGTCTGGCAGCATTAATTGAACCCAATGATTACACTAAAATTGATCTGGAAGAGGCCATGGCCCTGGTCATCGAAAGTCAGCAGCGATACGCTCTCGCTCATCATAAGGAGGTGCAATGGTTATATCCTTCAAGTTCAAGCCATTATTTTGTAGAAAATTTCTTACCAATATTAGTGGTGGTCAATAATATTTTGGCAAATGCTATAGATGCCATTGGCCTAGAAGGGAAAATTGCTGTGATTTGGCATGTTCGTAGCCAAACACTATACTTGCATCTCGGTAATACTGGGAGTCCGATTTCTCCGGACGATCGGAATTTAATCTTTTTGCCGGGATTTACGACGAAGTATTCGGATACAGGTACCGCTTCGACGGGGATAGGCCTTACTCATGTCCATCATGTTTTAACAGAAGCCATGGGAAATGTCCATATAAGTCAAACCAGGGGCAGAGTAATTTGGACTTGGTTTCATGTTCAGCTTCCATTGCGTTATGCACATAAATAG
- a CDS encoding dicarboxylate/amino acid:cation symporter produces the protein MTERKKIGLATKIIIGLALGILYGYFFRNYSGWLKPVGDMFIRSIKMIVVPIVFSTIVIGIAGVGDLKKVGKLGGKTLIYFEIITTIAILLGVTVANLTKPGIGINLSRITKVDISAYTGTATHHTATDLFVNLIPTNIVDSLARADLLQVIFFAVLFGVALAGIGEVGKPVLHFFQGVAETMFKLTNIIMSAAPYGVFALMGFTVSQFGLAVLLPLGKLVGILYLTMIFFVVVVFGLVAKLAGINLFTLLKNLSAEMLIAFSTDSSESVFPRILKKMEQFGVPKSIVSFVVPTGYTFNLDGSALYQGLAVPFIAQMYGIHLTFVHTLTIIAVLMITSKGMAGVPGVSFVVLASTLASTGLPVEGLALIAGVDRIMDMGRTVVNVIGVSLASVVMAKLEGVFDKSRATYPLQPLPEDLESNLGDLDHLSQESGMAESFAK, from the coding sequence ATGACGGAACGCAAGAAAATTGGCTTGGCAACTAAGATCATTATCGGTTTGGCCCTGGGTATTCTTTATGGTTATTTCTTCCGCAATTATTCCGGATGGCTCAAACCAGTGGGAGACATGTTTATCCGCTCGATTAAAATGATCGTCGTACCTATTGTCTTTTCCACGATTGTCATTGGCATTGCCGGGGTCGGCGACCTGAAAAAGGTGGGAAAACTAGGGGGAAAAACTCTCATTTATTTTGAAATTATTACGACTATTGCTATTTTACTTGGAGTTACCGTAGCAAATCTCACAAAACCGGGAATTGGCATTAATTTGAGCAGAATAACGAAGGTTGATATCAGTGCTTATACCGGTACAGCGACTCATCACACGGCAACGGACTTATTTGTAAACCTCATTCCGACAAATATAGTCGATTCATTAGCTCGTGCTGATTTACTGCAAGTTATCTTCTTTGCTGTGCTTTTCGGTGTAGCGTTAGCAGGGATTGGGGAAGTTGGCAAACCAGTTCTTCATTTCTTCCAAGGTGTTGCCGAAACCATGTTTAAGCTGACGAATATCATTATGTCTGCCGCTCCTTACGGGGTTTTCGCTTTAATGGGCTTCACAGTGTCTCAGTTCGGATTGGCTGTTCTTCTTCCTTTAGGAAAATTGGTGGGAATTCTCTATCTAACGATGATCTTTTTTGTAGTTGTTGTTTTTGGGCTTGTGGCTAAGCTGGCAGGTATTAATTTATTTACCTTGCTAAAAAACCTCAGTGCAGAAATGTTGATTGCTTTCTCTACCGACAGCTCCGAATCAGTCTTTCCAAGAATTCTGAAAAAGATGGAGCAATTTGGGGTTCCTAAATCAATTGTTTCCTTCGTTGTTCCGACAGGCTATACGTTTAATTTAGATGGCAGTGCACTTTATCAGGGATTAGCCGTACCTTTTATCGCCCAAATGTATGGAATTCATTTGACCTTCGTGCATACATTAACCATAATCGCTGTCCTTATGATAACTTCCAAGGGGATGGCCGGCGTTCCCGGTGTATCCTTTGTCGTTCTAGCATCCACATTAGCGTCTACCGGGCTCCCTGTTGAAGGTTTAGCTTTAATTGCGGGTGTTGACAGAATTATGGACATGGGTCGTACAGTCGTCAATGTTATAGGTGTTTCCCTTGCTTCGGTAGTCATGGCAAAACTCGAAGGAGTTTTTGATAAATCAAGAGCTACGTATCCCTTGCAGCCTCTGCCGGAGGATTTGGAAAGTAATCTCGGAGATCTTGATCACCTTAGCCAAGAATCTGGGATGGCTGAATCCTTTGCCAAGTAA
- the htpG gene encoding molecular chaperone HtpG has translation MSTAVETKEFQTEIRQLLDIVIHSLYTEREIFLRELISNSSDAMEKLRYTQLTGQEVYDRDLPLEIHIDTSEEDHTVTITDAGVGLTRAELVENLGTIAHSGSKEFIQHLSAKGDQKDLNLIGQFGVGFYSAFMVAERVTIYTRTYLPEGESLIWESDGTGSYTIKPGDQNQRGTKMVLHLKEDAYDFAKAETIQRIIKQYSSFVPYPVTVNGQKVNTVDALWTKNKNEITDEQYNEFYKFIANAHDEPLYRLHFSSDAPLNINTLLFVPKENFEQFGFGRMDPGVNLYCKKVLIQEKSTSILPDWLRFLRGVIDSEELPLNISRETMQDSALVGKLNKVVTSRFLKFLEGQITSDPESYKTFWDKFNLFLKEGAANDFTHRNDLLKLLQFESSNTQAGELITLSQYVSRMKDDQTAIYYVNGPSRETIETGPYLEIFRDKGLEVIYTYAAIDDYIFGSIGEFEGKRLVSADEANLDLIDKEPKARSEEALSEEQVASLTGWLKEVLGSKVTDVRESKRLVDSPAVVISPYGTNSMQRMMQLMNKDFDSVGPSVLEINAAHPMIKQLDAARISDDPFGKIAAEQIFENAQIAAGLILDPRGMVNRLNEILARALGK, from the coding sequence GTGAGCACGGCAGTAGAAACAAAAGAATTTCAAACTGAAATTCGGCAGTTATTAGACATTGTTATTCATTCTCTTTATACAGAGCGTGAGATCTTTTTACGGGAATTGATTTCTAATTCTTCTGATGCTATGGAAAAACTTCGTTATACCCAATTAACCGGGCAAGAGGTCTACGATAGGGACTTGCCATTAGAAATTCATATTGACACCTCTGAGGAAGACCACACGGTTACAATCACTGATGCCGGTGTGGGTTTAACCCGCGCTGAACTCGTTGAAAACTTAGGGACGATTGCTCATTCCGGTTCGAAAGAGTTTATACAGCACTTAAGCGCAAAAGGGGATCAAAAAGATCTTAATCTTATTGGCCAATTTGGCGTCGGATTTTATTCAGCGTTTATGGTTGCAGAGCGGGTTACTATCTATACGCGAACCTATTTGCCCGAAGGTGAAAGTCTAATTTGGGAATCTGACGGAACAGGCAGTTATACCATAAAGCCGGGGGATCAAAACCAGCGTGGTACAAAGATGGTGCTTCATTTGAAAGAGGATGCCTATGATTTTGCCAAGGCTGAAACGATACAACGTATCATCAAGCAATATTCTAGTTTTGTCCCTTATCCGGTGACTGTCAATGGACAAAAAGTAAATACAGTAGATGCACTATGGACAAAAAATAAGAATGAAATTACGGATGAGCAGTACAATGAGTTTTATAAGTTCATTGCGAATGCTCATGATGAGCCGCTCTATCGGCTGCATTTTTCTTCGGATGCTCCATTGAATATTAATACGCTGCTTTTCGTGCCGAAAGAAAACTTTGAACAATTCGGATTCGGCCGAATGGACCCGGGAGTTAATTTGTATTGCAAAAAAGTCTTAATTCAAGAAAAATCGACCTCCATTTTACCGGATTGGCTGCGTTTCCTAAGAGGTGTTATCGACAGTGAAGAACTTCCCTTGAATATTTCCAGGGAAACTATGCAAGACAGCGCTTTGGTTGGAAAACTCAACAAAGTAGTAACGAGTCGCTTCCTTAAATTCCTGGAAGGGCAAATTACCTCCGATCCGGAAAGCTATAAAACATTTTGGGATAAATTTAACCTGTTTCTCAAGGAAGGTGCTGCGAATGACTTCACTCACCGCAATGACCTTCTTAAGCTTCTGCAATTTGAATCATCTAATACTCAGGCAGGTGAATTAATTACTCTCAGTCAGTATGTATCTCGGATGAAGGACGATCAAACGGCTATTTATTATGTCAACGGACCTTCTCGGGAGACCATTGAAACTGGACCCTATCTGGAAATCTTCAGAGACAAAGGCTTAGAAGTCATCTATACCTATGCCGCTATTGATGATTATATCTTTGGTTCGATAGGGGAGTTTGAAGGTAAACGTTTAGTTTCAGCAGATGAAGCAAATCTGGACCTTATAGACAAAGAACCAAAAGCTCGTAGTGAAGAGGCATTATCCGAAGAGCAGGTAGCTTCGCTCACCGGATGGCTTAAAGAAGTATTAGGCTCAAAAGTTACAGATGTGCGGGAATCTAAACGTCTTGTTGACAGCCCTGCAGTGGTAATAAGCCCTTATGGGACTAATAGCATGCAAAGAATGATGCAGCTTATGAATAAAGATTTTGATAGTGTCGGTCCCAGTGTATTAGAAATTAATGCAGCACATCCAATGATCAAACAATTGGATGCGGCTCGAATAAGTGATGATCCATTTGGCAAAATCGCGGCAGAACAGATTTTTGAAAATGCTCAGATCGCTGCGGGTTTAATTTTAGATCCTCGGGGCATGGTCAACAGACTCAATGAAATACTTGCACGGGCATTAGGAAAGTGA